A region of Bdellovibrio sp. ArHS DNA encodes the following proteins:
- a CDS encoding S41 family peptidase, with protein sequence MSSFSNGVKGFIIAGSLAVSSLASAQLKEGLECRYLTVIEQGFLANHVKYSNRDTELQVRVMDQYLKRLDPSKIYLTQADVDSIKKTAGNVFDKTKNRDCSFLEATQKIVLQRVQDRAEFAKKYLGKDFKFEAQTEFTFDPDKKPWPKDSAEANEYLKKYIQFQIGNYLATDMKLEEAKKNVAKNYERAVKRTQETSLDDLFSGYLDSFARALDPHSSFFSRDVLEDFEIQMRLSLEGIGATLSSQDGFTVVEQLVPGGAAAKSGLIEPQDKIIAVGQEKGPMENVIDMDLKDVVKKIRGNKGTKVRLTILRKSGDAKNRFDVTLTREKVNLEDEAASIIYQDKEINGQKKKLGIINFPSFYADSRRGGRSSAADMKKLIKEANEKKVDGLVLDLSNNGGGSLEDAVKIAGLFFQTGNVVKQSSKNEGRAESALRDTDPAVDWAGPLVVLTSRISASASEIVSGTLQDYKRAVIVGGDHTYGKGSVQSVLPIPNNLGAIKVTVGMFFIPGGKSTQHRGVDADVVLPGPFSTDDIGEKYMDYSLPPKTIDSFLSPDAYVKEGPGAWKELKSEWIKSLKERSSDRVAKNDEFKKIVDELNKAKARGKLIRVSEVLKDKNEKDKKEKAKKTASKAKKNEEYLKRPDIQEAENVLLDLIQLQEGKTLVAPKQASAK encoded by the coding sequence ATGAGTTCATTCTCAAATGGCGTTAAAGGTTTCATTATTGCCGGCTCTTTAGCCGTTTCCTCTTTAGCTTCCGCGCAGCTTAAAGAGGGCTTAGAGTGCCGTTATCTCACCGTGATCGAACAAGGTTTCTTGGCAAATCATGTGAAGTACTCTAACCGCGATACAGAATTGCAAGTGCGGGTGATGGATCAATATCTGAAACGTTTGGATCCTTCAAAAATATATCTGACTCAGGCTGATGTGGACTCTATCAAAAAAACAGCCGGCAATGTTTTTGATAAAACTAAAAACCGCGATTGTTCTTTTCTTGAAGCCACACAAAAAATCGTTTTGCAAAGAGTCCAAGACCGAGCTGAGTTCGCGAAGAAATACTTGGGCAAAGATTTTAAATTCGAAGCACAAACGGAATTTACTTTTGATCCTGATAAAAAGCCTTGGCCTAAGGACTCTGCTGAAGCTAACGAATATTTGAAAAAATATATCCAGTTCCAAATCGGCAACTACCTGGCGACGGACATGAAGCTTGAAGAAGCAAAGAAGAACGTCGCTAAGAACTATGAGCGCGCTGTGAAGAGAACTCAAGAAACTTCATTGGATGATTTGTTCTCGGGTTATCTGGACTCTTTTGCCCGAGCTTTGGATCCTCATTCCAGTTTCTTCTCGCGCGATGTCCTTGAAGACTTCGAAATTCAAATGCGTCTTTCGTTGGAAGGTATCGGCGCGACACTTTCGTCGCAAGATGGCTTCACCGTTGTTGAACAATTGGTTCCAGGCGGAGCCGCGGCGAAGTCGGGCCTGATTGAGCCTCAGGATAAAATCATCGCCGTCGGTCAGGAAAAAGGGCCGATGGAAAACGTGATCGACATGGATTTGAAAGATGTTGTCAAAAAAATCCGTGGTAACAAGGGTACGAAGGTTCGTTTGACGATCCTGCGTAAATCCGGTGATGCCAAGAATCGCTTCGATGTAACTTTGACTCGTGAAAAAGTAAATTTGGAAGACGAAGCCGCGTCGATTATCTATCAAGACAAAGAAATCAATGGTCAAAAAAAGAAATTGGGAATCATCAACTTCCCATCTTTCTATGCGGACTCTCGTCGCGGTGGTCGCTCGTCAGCGGCCGATATGAAAAAGCTGATCAAAGAAGCTAACGAGAAAAAAGTGGATGGACTTGTTCTGGATCTTTCCAATAACGGTGGGGGATCTTTGGAAGATGCGGTGAAGATCGCGGGTCTGTTCTTCCAAACAGGCAATGTCGTAAAACAGTCTTCAAAGAATGAAGGTCGGGCAGAGTCTGCTTTGCGTGACACAGATCCTGCAGTCGACTGGGCGGGGCCTTTGGTGGTTCTGACAAGTCGTATTTCAGCTTCTGCTTCTGAGATCGTGTCGGGAACGTTGCAGGACTATAAACGTGCTGTCATTGTCGGCGGCGACCACACTTACGGAAAAGGATCCGTGCAATCTGTATTGCCAATTCCGAATAACTTAGGCGCGATCAAAGTCACCGTGGGAATGTTCTTCATCCCGGGCGGCAAGTCGACACAGCATCGCGGTGTGGATGCGGACGTGGTTCTTCCAGGTCCATTCAGTACGGATGATATCGGCGAAAAATACATGGATTATTCTTTGCCTCCTAAGACGATCGATTCTTTCTTGTCTCCTGATGCTTACGTCAAAGAAGGCCCTGGAGCTTGGAAAGAGCTGAAGTCTGAATGGATCAAGTCGTTGAAGGAAAGATCTTCAGACCGTGTTGCCAAAAACGATGAATTCAAAAAAATCGTGGATGAGTTGAACAAAGCCAAAGCGCGCGGAAAATTAATCCGTGTGAGCGAAGTGCTGAAAGATAAAAACGAAAAAGATAAAAAAGAAAAAGCGAAAAAGACTGCTAGTAAGGCTAAGAAAAATGAAGAGTACCTGAAGCGCCCTGATATTCAGGAAGCTGAAAATGTACTTCTTGATTTGATCCAGTTGCAGGAGGGAAAAACTCTTGTGGCTCCCAAACAAGCCAGCGCCAAGTAG
- a CDS encoding thiamine pyrophosphate-dependent dehydrogenase E1 component subunit alpha encodes MSKKTTVKAGRKSAAKKPAKAAAKTAVKTSKKASAKADNFGGLSEDLLLRIHDLMVKSRVLEERLIKIYKAGEAYFWIGGPGEEAFGVPLGLLARKGQGPAYDWFHLHYRCTPTMVALGMNMVDSIRLIMNRATDPSTGGRNFANHYCFPQWNVAPVTSPIEVQYPLACGTAHVQKRFGKKALSIVTGGDAGTAEGDFASALILASRKGQELPVLITVQNNKFGISTPFEGQHGETHIADRAKAFNIRARVINGNDPVETYLALQEEMEYIRKTGNPSFIEAHVSRLYGHSSADGANKKAHLVDPVFTFENRLIDAGILSEKAAKKIWEIYEAEGVAAQEQARTEPVPTPESVWENVYVDSENADWRKF; translated from the coding sequence ATGTCTAAAAAGACCACTGTGAAAGCGGGCCGTAAGTCCGCGGCCAAAAAGCCTGCGAAGGCGGCGGCTAAGACGGCTGTGAAGACTTCCAAGAAGGCATCGGCCAAAGCGGATAACTTTGGTGGGTTGTCGGAAGATCTTTTACTGCGTATTCATGATTTGATGGTGAAATCGCGCGTTCTTGAAGAGCGTTTGATTAAGATCTACAAAGCGGGTGAGGCTTATTTCTGGATCGGCGGTCCTGGTGAGGAAGCTTTTGGCGTACCACTGGGTTTGTTGGCTCGCAAAGGCCAGGGGCCTGCTTATGACTGGTTCCATCTGCACTATCGTTGCACACCAACGATGGTTGCATTGGGGATGAATATGGTCGATTCGATTCGTTTGATTATGAATCGTGCGACAGACCCTTCGACTGGAGGCCGTAACTTTGCCAATCACTATTGCTTCCCTCAATGGAACGTGGCTCCTGTGACTTCTCCTATCGAAGTTCAGTATCCCTTGGCTTGCGGGACGGCGCACGTGCAGAAGCGTTTTGGTAAAAAGGCGCTTTCGATCGTGACGGGTGGTGACGCGGGAACGGCAGAAGGTGATTTTGCATCGGCGTTGATCCTGGCTTCTCGTAAGGGACAAGAGCTACCGGTTCTTATCACAGTTCAAAATAATAAATTCGGTATTTCGACTCCGTTTGAAGGTCAGCACGGCGAAACGCATATTGCGGATCGTGCGAAGGCGTTCAATATTCGCGCTCGTGTAATTAACGGCAATGACCCTGTGGAAACATATTTGGCACTCCAAGAAGAGATGGAGTACATCCGCAAGACTGGAAATCCTTCATTCATTGAAGCTCATGTCAGTCGTCTTTATGGTCACTCTTCTGCAGACGGTGCCAACAAAAAAGCGCACTTGGTTGATCCGGTTTTCACATTTGAAAATCGGTTGATCGATGCGGGCATTTTGTCGGAAAAAGCGGCGAAGAAAATCTGGGAAATCTATGAGGCTGAAGGTGTGGCCGCGCAAGAGCAGGCTCGTACTGAACCCGTACCGACGCCTGAATCTGTTTGGGAAAACGTTTACGTTGATAGCGAAAATGCAGACTGGAGAAAATTCTAA
- a CDS encoding transketolase C-terminal domain-containing protein: protein MASVAQAIRMALHYGETNLGVKDIFGQDVGAPLGGVFTATQGLKTAWNSPLDERGIIGMAMGIAMGGDKCVAEIQFADYIFNTIDLLKIAGNTLWCTNGQVQLPMVVMTPVGAGIFGSVYHSHSFDAWASRLPGWKIVMPSNPLDAYGLMLAAIKDPNPVLYLKSKALMRHKGDELIPGEPADEKELKAMIDKPVQNAEGWKPRWPDLEEYIVPIGKGKITHAGEHITVVTYSRMVHLCDEVALKLAGEGISVEVIDLRSIYPYDWQMIKSSIEKTGRVLFVNEDTEVTNFGEHLAYRATQELFYQLMARPRVLAGKNLPGIGLHPNLEKNSVPQLNDIETAIREVVAEVP from the coding sequence ATGGCAAGCGTAGCACAAGCTATCAGAATGGCCCTTCACTATGGTGAAACAAATCTGGGCGTAAAAGATATTTTTGGACAGGACGTGGGCGCGCCGTTAGGTGGTGTGTTTACGGCGACGCAAGGTCTTAAGACAGCGTGGAACTCACCGTTGGATGAGCGTGGTATCATCGGCATGGCAATGGGCATCGCAATGGGTGGCGACAAGTGCGTCGCCGAGATCCAATTTGCGGACTACATCTTCAATACGATCGACCTGTTGAAAATTGCCGGGAACACCTTGTGGTGTACGAACGGGCAAGTGCAGTTGCCGATGGTTGTGATGACTCCGGTGGGCGCGGGGATCTTTGGATCTGTTTACCACTCGCACTCGTTTGATGCGTGGGCGTCTCGCCTTCCGGGTTGGAAAATCGTGATGCCTTCAAATCCTTTGGACGCTTATGGCTTGATGCTAGCGGCAATCAAAGATCCGAATCCAGTTTTGTATCTTAAATCAAAAGCTTTGATGCGCCATAAGGGCGACGAGTTGATCCCGGGCGAACCTGCTGATGAAAAAGAATTAAAAGCGATGATTGATAAGCCGGTGCAAAATGCAGAAGGCTGGAAACCTCGTTGGCCAGATTTGGAAGAGTACATCGTTCCCATCGGCAAAGGTAAAATCACTCATGCAGGGGAACATATCACTGTGGTTACCTACAGTCGCATGGTTCACCTCTGTGATGAAGTGGCTCTTAAACTTGCGGGCGAAGGCATCTCTGTAGAGGTGATCGATCTTCGTTCTATTTATCCTTACGACTGGCAGATGATTAAGTCCTCGATTGAAAAAACAGGACGTGTTTTGTTCGTGAATGAAGACACTGAGGTCACAAACTTCGGCGAGCACTTGGCTTACCGTGCGACACAAGAGTTGTTCTATCAATTAATGGCGCGTCCTCGTGTGTTGGCCGGGAAAAACCTGCCAGGTATTGGTCTGCATCCCAATCTAGAGAAGAACTCTGTTCCTCAATTGAATGACATTGAAACGGCGATTCGTGAAGTCGTGGCGGAAGTACCCTAA
- a CDS encoding class I SAM-dependent methyltransferase: MAKMDLSHKKKVRRRVNKKNSKVHFDKYELYRKAVQSAENDVVFIRDTYKELKGKSPRTFREDFCGTFALSTEWIKLNPRHESIGIDLDPEPMAYGRQNYLVKLRPEQQRRMKLIEGNVLDPNLPKADVVAAMNFSYFCFKQREVIKKYFTSVLKTLNKDGMFLVDIFGGSQCYDAIEDMIKHDGFTYYWDQTNFDPVTNEALFHIHFRVGGKKIEQVFTYDWRIWSIPEIRDIMMEAGFRKTHVYWEGTAKDGSGDGNFTRVDHGESCQSWIAYVVGEK; this comes from the coding sequence ATGGCAAAAATGGATCTGTCGCATAAGAAAAAGGTTCGCCGTCGTGTGAACAAAAAAAACTCTAAGGTTCACTTCGATAAATACGAACTTTATCGCAAGGCGGTTCAATCCGCCGAAAACGATGTGGTTTTTATTCGCGACACTTACAAAGAGTTGAAAGGCAAGAGCCCTCGGACCTTCCGTGAAGACTTCTGTGGCACCTTCGCCTTGTCGACAGAGTGGATTAAACTAAATCCTCGTCACGAATCGATCGGCATTGATCTTGATCCCGAACCGATGGCCTATGGTCGTCAGAATTACCTGGTGAAACTTCGTCCGGAACAGCAGCGTCGTATGAAGCTGATCGAAGGCAATGTTCTTGATCCCAACTTGCCCAAGGCCGATGTCGTCGCCGCGATGAACTTTTCTTACTTCTGTTTCAAGCAACGTGAAGTCATTAAAAAATACTTCACCAGTGTACTGAAAACATTGAATAAGGACGGAATGTTTCTAGTGGATATTTTTGGTGGCAGCCAATGTTATGATGCTATCGAAGACATGATTAAGCATGACGGATTCACTTATTACTGGGATCAGACCAATTTTGATCCTGTGACCAACGAAGCTCTTTTTCACATTCATTTTCGCGTGGGTGGAAAAAAGATTGAGCAGGTTTTCACTTATGACTGGAGAATCTGGTCGATTCCTGAAATTCGCGACATCATGATGGAAGCGGGTTTTAGAAAGACCCATGTCTATTGGGAAGGAACCGCCAAAGACGGCTCCGGAGACGGAAATTTCACCCGTGTCGATCACGGGGAGTCTTGTCAAAGCTGGATTGCTTACGTTGTTGGCGAAAAATAA
- a CDS encoding cytochrome c — MKPQLQAISTLALVLFCSSISYADLPPSTPARIEAGKALYQKNCLACHGEKGDGSGPAGKMMKPKPRDFRHATFVNGDKPENIFKTIADGVPGTAMAPFKALSEEERASITYYVLFLKNGK, encoded by the coding sequence ATGAAGCCACAACTTCAAGCTATTTCCACCTTAGCCCTGGTCTTGTTCTGCTCAAGCATCAGCTACGCGGACCTTCCCCCTTCGACGCCAGCACGTATTGAAGCCGGGAAAGCCCTTTATCAAAAAAACTGTCTGGCTTGCCACGGCGAAAAGGGTGACGGGTCTGGGCCTGCGGGCAAAATGATGAAGCCCAAACCCCGCGATTTCAGACATGCTACTTTTGTGAATGGCGATAAGCCCGAAAATATCTTCAAAACCATTGCGGACGGAGTTCCCGGTACAGCTATGGCCCCATTTAAGGCTTTAAGCGAGGAAGAGCGCGCTTCTATCACGTATTATGTTTTGTTTTTGAAAAACGGAAAATAA
- a CDS encoding methyl-accepting chemotaxis protein — protein sequence MKVSLETKIAVLITIPLFAFVALSGFYIWNNWRGYQEANNTLVITNLFSTTAKLVKELQSERAGVGSILIGAETIEQIQEKRKNVDVVTADFQNFLANSSLPPEVKESQKEFSTRLLEVRKAVDTEISGEIFEVYDDLISRLLHFEILVARQISLAHVQSNLININILEQSRESGARLQSMLLPILLANAPLSTSNVGKMEKLYNGIVGNIENPLLDISPEVKQSLEAFKQNEDWQMISMIYEAIVAKSAEGQYGLDLGGFNEAMAKAVLLLDGPIEQILTEIKGQVEVVTDNAIRSAVFMSGLILLSLLIIFVIVKSFTMKLSRTLVKIAENLLSNAENVAHASEGMALTAETLSAATSVQSQSLQQTTFSVENISTTIGLNAQNGVQASLLSGSAKSAAEKGESEISKLIAAMEEIAGSSKRIEEIVTVIDDIAFQTNLLALNAAVEAARAGEQGKGFAVVAEAVRSLAQRSASSAKEISDLIKDNVAKSRHGSEVAHSSKVALTEIIEHVNKVASINSEIATASQEQSRGIEAITVAMTSLDDITQKNNHTSEQAVKSAESLAQQSVGLKDAINSLVDLVHGGKTQS from the coding sequence ATGAAGGTCAGCTTAGAGACGAAGATTGCCGTTCTTATCACCATTCCTTTATTCGCTTTTGTGGCCTTAAGCGGATTCTATATTTGGAACAATTGGCGTGGATATCAAGAAGCCAATAACACGCTGGTGATCACCAACCTTTTTTCCACCACCGCCAAATTAGTTAAAGAACTGCAATCCGAACGTGCCGGTGTCGGTTCTATTCTTATCGGCGCCGAAACTATCGAACAGATCCAGGAAAAACGAAAGAATGTCGACGTGGTCACTGCCGATTTTCAAAACTTTTTAGCGAACAGCTCTTTACCGCCGGAAGTGAAAGAGTCGCAAAAGGAATTTAGCACCCGACTTCTGGAAGTGCGCAAAGCTGTGGATACGGAAATTTCCGGAGAGATTTTTGAAGTCTACGATGATCTGATTTCACGCCTTCTGCATTTTGAAATCCTGGTCGCCCGACAAATCTCTTTGGCGCACGTACAATCAAATCTGATTAATATCAACATTTTGGAGCAGTCGCGGGAATCCGGGGCACGCTTACAATCCATGTTGCTACCAATTCTTCTGGCCAACGCCCCCTTAAGCACGAGCAACGTCGGCAAGATGGAAAAGCTTTATAATGGGATTGTCGGCAATATCGAAAACCCGCTTTTAGATATCTCCCCCGAGGTTAAACAAAGTCTGGAAGCCTTCAAGCAGAATGAAGACTGGCAAATGATCTCGATGATTTATGAAGCGATCGTGGCGAAGTCCGCAGAAGGGCAGTACGGTCTGGATCTAGGGGGATTTAACGAGGCTATGGCCAAAGCCGTTCTTCTTTTGGATGGACCGATTGAGCAAATTCTGACGGAAATCAAAGGACAGGTCGAAGTGGTCACTGACAATGCCATTCGTTCGGCTGTGTTTATGTCAGGCTTGATTTTACTTTCCCTGTTGATCATTTTCGTTATCGTGAAAAGTTTCACAATGAAGCTGTCCCGCACGTTGGTGAAGATAGCAGAGAATCTTCTTTCGAATGCGGAAAATGTCGCGCATGCGTCTGAGGGGATGGCTTTAACGGCTGAAACTTTATCAGCGGCGACCTCAGTGCAGTCCCAGTCCTTGCAGCAGACGACCTTCAGTGTCGAGAATATCTCGACGACGATCGGGTTGAATGCGCAAAACGGAGTGCAAGCCAGCTTGCTTTCGGGTTCGGCGAAATCAGCGGCGGAAAAAGGCGAGAGCGAGATTTCTAAATTGATCGCGGCCATGGAAGAAATCGCCGGTAGTTCCAAGCGCATTGAAGAGATCGTGACCGTGATCGATGACATCGCCTTTCAAACAAATCTTTTGGCTTTGAATGCCGCTGTGGAAGCGGCTCGTGCGGGGGAACAGGGGAAAGGATTTGCTGTCGTCGCGGAAGCCGTCAGAAGTTTGGCCCAACGAAGCGCCTCTTCCGCCAAAGAGATCAGCGATCTTATTAAAGACAATGTCGCCAAATCAAGACATGGTTCCGAGGTGGCGCATTCAAGCAAGGTTGCTTTAACCGAGATCATCGAACATGTGAATAAAGTCGCCTCGATCAATTCGGAAATTGCGACCGCCAGTCAGGAACAATCGCGCGGGATTGAGGCCATCACGGTGGCGATGACGAGCCTTGATGATATCACTCAGAAAAACAATCACACGAGTGAACAGGCTGTGAAATCGGCGGAATCACTGGCGCAGCAATCCGTGGGTTTAAAAGACGCCATTAATTCGCTGGTCGATCTGGTTCACGGTGGTAAGACTCAGTCGTAA
- a CDS encoding phosphatase domain-containing protein, with amino-acid sequence MKLLSGIVLFLSLLSQVALAKILVISDIDDTIKVSNVLSKKRAATSFFDDDSRFAGMSELYQELKIAYGDDIEFHYVSLAPRILMAGRHTEFLEENNFPLTKLHTNPGIAQDPELKQKVIRQLLVQKRPELVIYFGDNGQFDASVYNQMVKEHPYIPAVQYIREAYSKLADSKYPTMEGQIGFVTSVELVIDLIQREILPVKSYQRIEKVVYKRLKRDDGSENFGHMVFPSWQDCRDFKWQWELPSTTQKLEVIKAAIAKRCAQG; translated from the coding sequence ATGAAACTTCTGTCGGGCATTGTTCTTTTCTTGAGCCTTTTGTCCCAAGTCGCCTTGGCAAAGATTCTGGTTATTTCAGATATCGACGACACAATTAAAGTCAGTAACGTACTAAGTAAGAAGCGCGCAGCCACCTCTTTTTTTGATGACGACAGCCGCTTTGCCGGTATGAGTGAATTGTATCAAGAGTTGAAAATTGCTTATGGAGACGACATCGAGTTTCACTATGTCAGTCTGGCGCCCAGGATTCTTATGGCAGGACGGCACACTGAATTTTTGGAAGAAAACAACTTTCCTCTGACTAAACTTCACACCAATCCCGGCATTGCTCAAGACCCGGAACTGAAGCAAAAAGTCATTCGTCAATTGCTGGTGCAAAAGCGTCCCGAACTGGTGATTTATTTCGGCGACAACGGTCAATTCGATGCTTCTGTTTACAACCAGATGGTGAAAGAGCATCCGTACATTCCCGCGGTTCAGTACATCCGAGAGGCTTATTCAAAACTGGCGGACTCTAAATATCCGACTATGGAAGGCCAAATCGGCTTTGTCACTTCGGTGGAGCTGGTCATTGACCTGATTCAACGTGAAATTCTTCCCGTCAAATCGTACCAGCGTATTGAAAAAGTCGTTTATAAACGTTTAAAGCGCGACGATGGGTCGGAAAACTTTGGCCACATGGTTTTCCCTAGTTGGCAAGACTGCCGCGATTTCAAATGGCAATGGGAACTGCCCAGCACCACTCAAAAGCTTGAAGTCATCAAGGCCGCCATCGCGAAAAGATGCGCCCAGGGCTAA